In Thermococcus chitonophagus, the genomic stretch ATTCCACAGCGGATGCACGTTTCCGTGTTAATTCTGGCTATCTTCGCCCCAACGTGCTCCCTCTCCTCCTCCCACTCAGTTACCCCCAGGAGTAGGCCAAGGTTTGGAGCTTCAGCATCTGCATCAACCGCTATTAGCCTGTACTCATCCTTGAGCAGGTAAAGTAGAGATGCTGTAACCGTGCTCTTGCCAACACCACCCTTACCGCTCGCTATAACTATCTGCATTTTATCACCCCCTCAAGAACTCGTAAATCCTCTCGGCGATTTCCCGGAATATCTCGGCCTCGGGATAATCGGTCGTTACAATCGGGGTTCCAGAAACGTACGTCTTCACGATGTTCTCACTGTACGGTATCTCGGCTATCACCTTGGCCTTGTACTTCTCAGCTCTCCTGTAGACTTCGTTAACGTCACCCAGATCTGCCCTGTTGATGACAACCCAGGTTTCAATTCCCATAAGCTTGCCGAGCTGTAAAATCAACTCAGTATCGTGGATTCCTAAAGGAGTTGGCTCGGTGACCGCTATTAAGAGCTGAGATCCCTCAATGGCCTTTGAAACTGTATTTCCGGTTCCAGCAGCTGTATCAACTATCAAGAGCTCGTAGTCAAGGTTTTTGAGCCTCTTCTTGGCGGCAACTACTAATGGCATCGATCTCTCTTCTCCTTCCCTGAGCTTTCCTGTCACAAGGGTAAAGCCGTAGGGGGTTGGCGTAACGTACGTGTGACCAATAAGCCTCGAGCCTTCCTGTATTGCCCCGGGAACCGGACAGACTATCTCACAGGCCCTGCAGCCCGAGCACAGTGTGGGCATTAGGAAGGGCGTTCCATCCTTCAGGGTTATTATCGCGTGCTCCTCACAGACCTCCGCGCACTTCCTGCACTTTATGCACTTTGAATAGTCGAACTTCGGCATGAACTGGTTTACCTCCTCCTCGTTTTGCAGCTCAACCCCTAAGAGGAGGTGATCGTTTGGGGCTTCAACGTCTAAATCAGCTAGGATAAGCTTGAATCTTTTAGCTAATTCAACTGCAACGTTTATGGCAACTGTTGATTTGCCCGTTCCGCCTTTCCCACCGCTTATCGCTATCTGCATCTCCTCACCTCCGAGAATTAGGTCAGCCTAATATTTTTAAAATTTGTGCATATGCTCAAATCTGTTTAATCGTTAGTCAGAGCCTTGACTTTAACTTTCTCATGTAGAACTTCACGCCGTTGTACTCGAGCTCGATGAGCTTGCCTTCCCTGATTAGCTTTTCAACTACATCCCAGGAAGCATTTGCCTTCTTAAGCAGTTCCCTAACTGCATCTTCCCTCATTGGGTGAACCGCGGTTATCGAGAGTAAGTCTTCCTCAACGTTGCCCGTGAATGCGAAGGCGTTGCCTTCGTACCCTATCAGGTATTCAACGTTTTCAGGTCCAATGGCCTCGCTGAACAGTTGATATGTTAGATGAATAACCTCCTCACTCGCCGGTTTGACCCACTTCTCCGCTGGTGGCCTTGTTGGGATTGCGATGTAAGCTTTGTCGGGCTTTAAATCTTTCAGAAACTCCGCGATTCTTTTAAGCTCATTACCGTAGTCTATGTTTATCAGCATCGTTTCCGTAACAACGACTCCTGGAAATTCGTCCTTTAACGTGAGCATTCCCTCCAAAATTCTCTCCAAGCTTAAGGATTTGTGGGGCCTGTCAACTTTCCTCCACACATCCTGGGTTACCGCGTCAAGCTTCAGTGAGATGAAGTCAAAGTTCATTAGATCCTCCCTAACATCATCCCTCCACACGAGGGACGAGTTAGTTAGGATGGCTAGCTTTATTCCAATATCTTTGAGCATCTCAGCTTCCTTTCCCAGGTTAATATCCAGAGTTGGCTCCCCATCGGGAACGAAGGTTATATACTCTATCTCTTCCCCCTTTTCCAAGGCCTCGTTTACCTTCCTTTCAACGTCCTCCACTATCTCCTTGGGATCGTAGAATTCCTGCCTCTCGATCTGCATCTTTATCGTCCTTCCAATCTGGCAGTAAACGCAGGCGTAGCTACAGACTTTGTCCGGAATGTTGTTCACTCCAAGGCTCTTTCCAAGCCTTCTTGAAGGAACTGGACCGAAGGCTATCATACCACCACCAAAATTAGGTTGGCCTAATCGCGTATAAGGATTTATGACGAATGATGTGAAGATAAAGAACATGATATTGGGAAAGATTAAGAAGAAGGCCCTTAAGCTTATTGACGACCTTGAGATAGTGGACTTTTCCTTTGGCCTTCCTTATACATGGGTTCTCGTCGGGGGTAAAAAAGGCGGAGCATTGGGTGTGGCCATGACTTTGCCGGAGGAAGTTCAGAGGTACAGAAACTCGATAAAAGAAATTTCCCTTGAAGAGTTTATTGAGAAAGCAGACAGTATAAACGTAATTGAAAGAACGCTTGGCCTCGCCGCGATAAATGCAGTCTCCCAGTACCACATAGACCTGAGCAACGCGGAGTGGGTAGATGTTCTTGAGCTTATTCCAGAAAATGCTGAGAAGATAGCGATAATTGGCAACATGCCTCCTCTAGTGAAGGCCCTAAAAGATAAGTACGAGATTTATGTTTTTGAGAGGAACGCGAAGCTCTGGGATAAGGATACATACAGTGATACCCTCGAGTACCACCTATTGCCGGAGATGGATATAGTAATTGCAAGTGCC encodes the following:
- a CDS encoding P-loop NTPase, giving the protein MQIAISGGKGGTGKSTVAINVAVELAKRFKLILADLDVEAPNDHLLLGVELQNEEEVNQFMPKFDYSKCIKCRKCAEVCEEHAIITLKDGTPFLMPTLCSGCRACEIVCPVPGAIQEGSRLIGHTYVTPTPYGFTLVTGKLREGEERSMPLVVAAKKRLKNLDYELLIVDTAAGTGNTVSKAIEGSQLLIAVTEPTPLGIHDTELILQLGKLMGIETWVVINRADLGDVNEVYRRAEKYKAKVIAEIPYSENIVKTYVSGTPIVTTDYPEAEIFREIAERIYEFLRG
- a CDS encoding radical SAM protein, whose protein sequence is MIAFGPVPSRRLGKSLGVNNIPDKVCSYACVYCQIGRTIKMQIERQEFYDPKEIVEDVERKVNEALEKGEEIEYITFVPDGEPTLDINLGKEAEMLKDIGIKLAILTNSSLVWRDDVREDLMNFDFISLKLDAVTQDVWRKVDRPHKSLSLERILEGMLTLKDEFPGVVVTETMLINIDYGNELKRIAEFLKDLKPDKAYIAIPTRPPAEKWVKPASEEVIHLTYQLFSEAIGPENVEYLIGYEGNAFAFTGNVEEDLLSITAVHPMREDAVRELLKKANASWDVVEKLIREGKLIELEYNGVKFYMRKLKSRL
- a CDS encoding Rossmann-like domain-containing protein encodes the protein MILGKIKKKALKLIDDLEIVDFSFGLPYTWVLVGGKKGGALGVAMTLPEEVQRYRNSIKEISLEEFIEKADSINVIERTLGLAAINAVSQYHIDLSNAEWVDVLELIPENAEKIAIIGNMPPLVKALKDKYEIYVFERNAKLWDKDTYSDTLEYHLLPEMDIVIASASCLVNATIDMLLERAKKAKLFVLTGPTGQLLPEFLKGTVVTHLAAMKVINIEKALLGLKLGSFKGFEEGNKKYVVEVP